The proteins below are encoded in one region of Aestuariivirga litoralis:
- the lgt gene encoding prolipoprotein diacylglyceryl transferase — MFSVITLPHMSPNLIEWGPLVIRWYGLAYVGGLLFAVWYIKRLLVTPSLWGDRAPTMSPKQVDDMFVWMFLGVVAGGRLGYVLLYQPLKYLQHPLEIFHVWDGGMSFHGGFLGVVVACYFYGRRVGETLDKMLDLGAAATPVGLGLGRLANFVNGELFGRESDLPWAMIFPGQTEARHPSQLYEFLLEGVLLFVLVRIATHRFQALAHPGRASGIFALTYGLSRIIIEFFRVPDPFIGYYFGFITQGMIYSLPLVAVGVWLLLRSRLT, encoded by the coding sequence ATGTTCTCGGTTATCACCTTGCCGCATATGTCGCCGAACCTGATCGAGTGGGGACCGTTGGTCATCCGCTGGTACGGGCTGGCCTATGTGGGCGGGCTGCTGTTTGCGGTGTGGTACATCAAGCGGCTTCTGGTCACGCCTTCTCTGTGGGGCGACCGCGCGCCGACGATGTCGCCGAAGCAAGTTGATGACATGTTCGTGTGGATGTTTCTGGGTGTCGTCGCAGGTGGCAGATTGGGCTATGTGCTGCTCTACCAACCTCTCAAATACCTACAGCATCCACTTGAAATATTTCATGTTTGGGATGGTGGTATGTCATTCCATGGCGGCTTCCTGGGCGTGGTCGTGGCCTGTTATTTCTATGGCCGCCGGGTGGGTGAAACGCTGGACAAAATGCTGGATCTAGGTGCCGCTGCCACACCCGTTGGGCTGGGTTTGGGGCGGTTGGCGAACTTCGTGAATGGCGAGCTTTTTGGCCGAGAAAGTGATCTGCCCTGGGCGATGATTTTCCCCGGCCAGACGGAGGCCCGCCACCCCAGCCAGCTCTATGAATTTTTGCTCGAGGGCGTTCTGCTTTTCGTGCTGGTGCGGATTGCCACGCACCGGTTTCAGGCGCTGGCGCATCCGGGCCGGGCGTCTGGAATTTTTGCGCTGACCTATGGGCTGTCGCGCATCATCATTGAATTCTTCCGCGTGCCGGATCCGTTCATCGGCTATTATTTCGGCTTCATCACGCAGGGCATGATCTATTCGCTGCCGCTGGTGGCGGTGGGCGTGTGGCTTCTGCTGCGGTCGAGGCTGACATGA
- a CDS encoding class I SAM-dependent methyltransferase, with translation MASAAVEADMKELIKSIIETEGPLPMDRYMALCLGHPKLGYYMNRDPFGALGDFTTAPEISQIFGEMIGIWCVAAWEAIGSPDPFLLVELGPGRGTLMQDVLRTTSRMAEFQAAARVHMVETSPVLRKLQQEKLGETVTWHDSIESLPQEPMIFVANEFFDALPVRQIVKRGNAFFERCVGLQDGLLTLVDVPAPRFNFESDGVQEISPVSHAIAMELGARIQALGGAGLVIDYGHLKTGVGDTVQALKNHKPCGILEFPGESDLTAHVDFDALDYGFTQGGAAALPPMTQGAFLKAMGLEQRLTALATKLEGKAQTDFTAGARRLVDDKEMGQLFKVIAVAQAQRQPVYPFEGT, from the coding sequence GTGGCTTCTGCTGCGGTCGAGGCTGACATGAAAGAGCTGATCAAAAGCATCATCGAGACCGAAGGCCCGCTGCCGATGGACCGCTATATGGCTTTGTGCCTCGGCCATCCGAAGCTGGGTTATTATATGAACCGCGATCCGTTCGGTGCGCTGGGTGATTTCACCACCGCGCCAGAGATCAGCCAGATTTTCGGCGAAATGATCGGCATCTGGTGCGTGGCGGCGTGGGAGGCGATTGGTTCGCCTGATCCGTTTTTGCTGGTGGAATTGGGGCCGGGACGGGGCACGCTGATGCAGGACGTTCTGCGCACCACGTCGCGCATGGCGGAGTTTCAAGCGGCCGCACGCGTGCACATGGTGGAAACGAGCCCGGTGTTGCGCAAGCTGCAGCAGGAGAAGCTGGGCGAGACAGTTACCTGGCATGACTCCATCGAAAGCCTGCCTCAGGAACCGATGATCTTTGTGGCCAATGAGTTTTTCGATGCGTTGCCCGTGCGGCAGATCGTGAAGCGAGGCAACGCCTTCTTTGAGCGCTGCGTGGGATTGCAGGACGGATTGCTGACGCTGGTCGATGTGCCGGCACCGCGTTTCAATTTTGAATCTGATGGCGTGCAGGAAATTTCGCCTGTGTCGCACGCCATTGCGATGGAGCTGGGTGCGCGCATTCAGGCACTGGGCGGGGCAGGGTTGGTCATTGATTACGGCCATCTGAAAACGGGCGTGGGCGACACGGTGCAAGCGCTGAAGAACCACAAACCTTGCGGCATTCTGGAATTTCCGGGTGAGAGCGATCTGACCGCGCATGTGGATTTTGATGCGCTGGATTACGGTTTCACGCAGGGTGGTGCGGCGGCTTTGCCGCCGATGACGCAAGGCGCTTTTCTGAAAGCAATGGGGCTGGAGCAGCGCCTCACTGCCTTGGCCACCAAGCTGGAAGGCAAGGCGCAGACCGATTTCACTGCGGGTGCGCGTCGCCTTGTTGATGACAAAGAGATGGGACAGTTATTTAAAGTGATTGCCGTGGCGCAGGCACAGCGCCAGCCGGTCTATCCGTTTGAGGGCACATGA
- the pgeF gene encoding peptidoglycan editing factor PgeF — MISARELELPGIAHGFFTREGGHSQGLYASLNAGLGSGDDLDAVRKNRAKVACKLGVETDHLVSGYQVHGIDVAVVTGPLAERPKVDGLVSNTPGVALGILTADCGPVLFADAEAGVIGACHAGWKGALTGVYRTTVEEMEKLGAERSRIVAVLGPTISQKSYEVGPEFPDAFLKVDQGHKAYFIPSVKERHHMFDLPQFLTDEMKRMGLAQAVNLGLCTYADEARFYSFRRATHRQEKDFGRLISGIALRAD; from the coding sequence ATGATTTCAGCACGCGAACTTGAATTGCCGGGCATCGCGCATGGCTTCTTCACCCGTGAGGGTGGCCATTCGCAGGGGCTCTATGCGTCGCTGAATGCCGGGCTGGGCAGTGGTGATGATCTCGACGCGGTGCGCAAAAATCGCGCCAAAGTGGCTTGCAAACTGGGCGTTGAAACCGATCATCTGGTCTCCGGCTATCAGGTGCATGGTATCGACGTTGCCGTTGTTACTGGCCCACTCGCCGAACGGCCCAAGGTGGACGGGCTCGTGTCCAACACGCCCGGCGTGGCGCTGGGCATCCTCACCGCTGATTGCGGGCCGGTGCTTTTTGCCGATGCCGAAGCCGGCGTGATCGGCGCGTGCCATGCCGGCTGGAAGGGTGCGCTGACCGGGGTTTACCGTACCACCGTTGAAGAGATGGAAAAGCTGGGGGCTGAACGCTCCCGCATCGTGGCTGTGTTGGGGCCGACGATTTCGCAAAAGTCTTATGAAGTTGGGCCGGAATTTCCGGATGCCTTTCTGAAGGTCGATCAGGGGCACAAAGCTTACTTCATCCCCTCCGTGAAGGAGCGGCATCATATGTTTGATCTGCCTCAGTTTTTGACCGATGAAATGAAGCGCATGGGGCTTGCGCAAGCCGTCAATCTGGGGCTCTGCACCTATGCCGATGAAGCGCGGTTTTATTCCTTCCGGCGGGCCACACACCGGCAGGAAAAAGATTTTGGGCGGTTGATTTCAGGTATCGCGCTGAGGGCCGATTGA
- a CDS encoding ribose-phosphate pyrophosphokinase, whose protein sequence is MKIVSGNSNRPLAEAIGAYLSIPPVKAVVKRFNDMEVFVEIQENVRGHDMFVIQSTSFPANDHLMELLIIIDALRRSSAKRITAVLPYFGYARQDRRASGRTPISAKLVANLITHAGVDRVLTLDLHAGQIQGFFDIPTDNLFSGPVFARDIKQHNNLANTAVVSPDVGGVVRARALAKRLDCPLAIVDKRRERAGESEVMNIIGDVNGKSCILIDDIVDSGGTLVNAADALVAKGAKDVTAYITHGVLSGGAVARITGSKLKNLVITDSIQPTEAVRVAKNIRVISIASLIGEAIGRTNREESVSSLFE, encoded by the coding sequence ATGAAGATTGTTTCCGGCAATTCCAACCGGCCGCTGGCGGAAGCGATTGGCGCTTACCTGAGCATCCCACCGGTGAAAGCCGTGGTGAAGCGCTTCAACGACATGGAAGTGTTCGTCGAGATCCAGGAAAATGTGCGCGGCCACGACATGTTCGTGATCCAGTCCACCAGCTTTCCGGCCAATGACCATCTGATGGAACTGCTGATCATCATTGATGCGCTGCGCCGTTCCTCGGCCAAGCGCATCACCGCCGTGCTGCCCTATTTCGGTTATGCGCGGCAGGACCGGCGCGCTTCAGGCCGCACGCCGATTTCAGCCAAGCTGGTCGCCAATCTCATTACCCATGCGGGCGTGGACCGGGTGCTGACGCTTGATCTCCATGCTGGTCAAATCCAGGGCTTCTTTGACATCCCGACCGACAACCTTTTCTCAGGTCCGGTCTTCGCGCGTGACATCAAGCAGCACAACAACCTGGCCAACACCGCCGTGGTTTCGCCTGACGTGGGCGGCGTGGTGCGTGCGCGTGCGCTGGCCAAGCGGCTGGATTGCCCGCTGGCCATCGTGGACAAGCGCCGCGAGCGCGCCGGCGAAAGCGAAGTGATGAACATCATCGGTGATGTGAACGGCAAGTCCTGCATCCTGATCGACGACATTGTGGATTCAGGCGGCACGCTGGTGAACGCCGCCGATGCACTGGTGGCCAAGGGCGCCAAGGACGTGACGGCTTATATCACGCACGGCGTTCTGTCGGGCGGTGCTGTGGCGCGCATCACTGGCTCGAAACTGAAGAATCTGGTGATCACCGACTCGATCCAGCCCACTGAGGCTGTGCGCGTGGCCAAGAACATCCGGGTGATTTCCATCGCCTCGCTGATCGGCGAAGCCATCGGCCGAACCAACCGCGAAGAGAGCGTGTCCAGCCTGTTTGAATAA